TGATGTCCATGTAGTCGCGCAGGATCTGCTTGCCGGGCAGTCCGCGCTCTTCCAGATCCTCGGCCCATTCCTGCGCCATGTTGGGCAGGCTCTCGGCCCAGACGCGGCGCTGTTCGTCGGTCAGCGGCTGGATCGTGCCGCCCTGCTCCACGAATTCGTGGCGGCTGGACTCGGCGCGCCGGTCGGTCTCCAGCGCCAGCTCGTCGCGGTAGTCGATGGCCGTCTCGGAGAGCACCCGGCGGACTTCATCGGGCAGCAATTCCCAGGAGCGCCGGTTCATGGCGATGACCTTGGATGTGACCGCTCCGAGGCGGATGTCAATCATGTACGGCGCAACTTCATAAAGTTTGTACGCTACCGCGGACTCCGCCCAGGCCACTGTCCCGTCGGTCAATCCAGTCGCAATGTTGTTGTAGAAATCGCCCAGATTGCTGCTCACCGCGGCCGAACCGAGTCCCTGCACGTAGCGCAGGTTCAACCCGACGCCGCAGATCTTCGTGCCCCTGAAATCCTCCAGCGTTTCTATGGGTTCGTTCATCAACACCTGGTACGTGTCGATCGACCCCGCCGCGGTGAGAAAGACCTGGTTGTAGTCGTCCCACTGCTCGCGCAGGGCCGGATAACGTTCCACCAGTTCATCCACGGTACGGGC
This portion of the Gemmatimonadota bacterium genome encodes:
- a CDS encoding C4-dicarboxylate TRAP transporter substrate-binding protein, with the translated sequence MNPIRAPKPRRRPRVLILAGICAAFLGAKPARAQEVVPLTVIDAYAPTALWVRVFLDYYMPEVDRRLAETGNYEIDWNRAFGGTVAKTGGVLEALQYGLADIGIITSPFHPDKIPFFNISYVTPLVTADIGLVARTVDELVERYPALREQWDDYNQVFLTAAGSIDTYQVLMNEPIETLEDFRGTKICGVGLNLRYVQGLGSAAVSSNLGDFYNNIATGLTDGTVAWAESAVAYKLYEVAPYMIDIRLGAVTSKVIAMNRRSWELLPDEVRRVLSETAIDYRDELALETDRRAESSRHEFVEQGGTIQPLTDEQRRVWAESLPNMAQEWAEDLEERGLPGKQILRDYMDIMRANNQPIVRHWDREL